A window from Balearica regulorum gibbericeps isolate bBalReg1 chromosome 1, bBalReg1.pri, whole genome shotgun sequence encodes these proteins:
- the RAB39A gene encoding ras-related protein Rab-39A, with product MPGVGAIGARCRHRPRRSPRKSPKAEPGQAGAAMDAAIWIYQFRLIVLGDSTVGKSCLLHRFTEGRFPGPLHSDPTVGVDFFSRLVEIEPGKRVKLQLWDTAGQERFRSITRSYYRNSVGGLLVFDITNRRSFEHVKDWLEEAKMHVQPFQIVFLLVGHKCDLVSQREVTREEAEKLSSDCGMKYIETSAKDATNVEESFTILTRDIYELVKKGEISIQDGWEGVKSGFVPNVVHSSEEAVKPRRQCIC from the exons ATGCCGGGCGTTGGGGCGATCGGAGCGCGGTGCAGGCACCGGCCGCGCAGGAGCCCCAGGAAGAGCCCCAAGGCGGAGCCGGGCCAGGCCGGGGCCGCCATGGACGCGGCGATTTGGATCTACCAGTTCCGGCTGATCGTGCTGGGCGACTCCACCGTGGGCAAGTCCTGCCTCTTGCACCGCTTCACCGAGGGCCGCTTCCCGGGGCCGCTGCACTCCGACCCCACCGTGGGGGTGGACTTCTTCTCCCGGCTGGTGGAGATCGAGCCCGGCAAGAGGGTcaagctgcagctctgggacaCGGCGGGGCAGGAGCGGTTCAG ATCAATAACACGATCTTACTATCGCAATTCTGTGGGTGGCTTACTAGTTTTTGACATCACAAATCGACGATCTTTTGAACATGTGAAAGACTGGCTAGAAGAAGCAAAAATGCATGTGCAGCCCTTTCAGATTGTGTTCCTGTTAGTAGGACATAAATGTGACTTAGTGTCACAGCGCGAGGTTACAAGAGAAGAAGCTGAAAAACTGTCATCTGACTGTGGTATGAAATATATAGAAACTTCAGCAAAAGATGCCACAAATGTTGAAGAGTCCTTTACAATTCTTACACGAGACATCTATGAACTtgtaaaaaaaggagaaatctcCATACAAGATGGATGGGAAGGTGTCAAGAGTGGCTTTGTTCCAAATGTCGTACATTCATCAGAAGAAGCTGTAAAGCCCAGAAGACAGTGCATCTGCTGA